One Campylobacter concisus genomic region harbors:
- a CDS encoding TonB-dependent receptor, producing MLDLYGGVEFKNKVGIRFGVANLFDKDYAEFISGDHVAALDPVVVHAPGRTFFISFHSSF from the coding sequence TTGCTTGATCTTTATGGCGGCGTAGAGTTTAAAAACAAAGTTGGCATAAGATTTGGCGTAGCAAATTTATTTGACAAAGATTATGCAGAATTTATCAGTGGCGATCACGTAGCAGCACTTGATCCGGTAGTCGTTCATGCCCCTGGCAGGACATTTTTCATTAGCTTTCACAGCAGTTTTTAA
- a CDS encoding TonB-dependent receptor — MRPILSLAVLSSLLLANEANLDIIKPIREFAPPPVITPNVAQSAFVENQFDRTQRSEYPFVTNLLDSSAGMFHISAGMYGKSFYNSSLFKYRGANFYTILNANFTKANNYKDGSGKRWDYGYNRQGQSAILGFVPNDLSELRLTFLRDNIDKDKQPEHVMDAFKTTRKVGKLNIRLGEEDLSNTLNFEFILKKVERKADNFHLRDDTPNVKVDLKRNIFETNLKYDADFASFHNQIGAGFEKDKHDGKRYMKQGSNWVFNGYRFADVRNDKFMFFDTLAYKFNEANEASLALKYEEQRSKLNGIDTKFFVRNSTAPNTTRKLVRQIYGEDVSDKIKKDAFSASLKYKFTPNDKDSYFAKLESLSRLPSNMERFNALYGAGDNGWIANPNLEPERHNRAVIGFKFGSEFYKEYLNSLQNKDAFSFGGHFIADSVKNLIIFDRRHSKAAMQLNKNAVISRNVDATLYSVNFNTEYSFARHFGLKSSLY; from the coding sequence ATGAGGCCCATTTTAAGCCTAGCAGTTCTTTCATCACTGCTTCTAGCAAATGAAGCAAATTTAGACATTATAAAGCCTATTAGAGAATTTGCTCCGCCACCAGTCATTACGCCAAACGTTGCACAAAGCGCCTTTGTAGAAAATCAGTTTGACCGCACTCAAAGAAGCGAATATCCATTTGTTACGAATTTGCTTGACAGCTCAGCTGGTATGTTTCATATCTCAGCTGGAATGTATGGCAAAAGCTTTTACAATTCATCGCTTTTTAAATATCGCGGCGCAAATTTTTATACCATTTTAAATGCAAATTTTACCAAAGCAAATAATTATAAAGATGGAAGTGGCAAAAGATGGGACTATGGCTACAATAGGCAAGGCCAAAGCGCTATCTTAGGTTTCGTGCCAAATGATCTTAGCGAGCTTAGGCTTACGTTTTTAAGGGATAATATCGATAAAGACAAGCAGCCAGAGCACGTGATGGATGCCTTTAAAACGACAAGAAAAGTCGGCAAGCTAAATATTAGATTAGGCGAGGAAGATCTTTCAAATACACTAAATTTTGAATTTATCCTAAAAAAGGTTGAGCGGAAAGCTGATAATTTTCATCTAAGAGATGACACTCCAAATGTAAAAGTGGATTTAAAGAGAAATATATTTGAGACAAATTTAAAGTATGACGCTGACTTTGCAAGCTTTCACAATCAAATAGGCGCTGGCTTTGAAAAAGATAAACATGACGGCAAAAGATACATGAAACAAGGCAGCAACTGGGTCTTTAACGGATATAGATTTGCTGATGTTAGAAATGATAAATTTATGTTCTTTGACACACTTGCTTATAAATTTAATGAAGCAAACGAAGCCTCTCTTGCCTTAAAATATGAAGAGCAAAGAAGTAAATTAAATGGCATCGACACTAAATTTTTTGTGCGAAATTCGACCGCACCTAATACCACTCGCAAATTAGTTCGTCAAATTTACGGTGAGGACGTAAGTGACAAGATCAAAAAAGACGCTTTTAGTGCAAGTTTGAAATATAAATTTACGCCAAACGACAAGGATAGCTACTTTGCAAAGCTTGAGAGTTTATCTCGTTTGCCAAGCAATATGGAGCGTTTTAATGCACTTTATGGTGCAGGCGATAATGGCTGGATAGCAAATCCAAATTTAGAGCCAGAAAGGCACAATAGAGCGGTTATTGGCTTTAAATTTGGCAGTGAGTTTTACAAAGAATACCTAAACTCACTTCAAAACAAAGATGCATTTAGCTTTGGAGGACATTTCATCGCTGATAGCGTTAAAAATTTGATCATTTTTGATAGACGCCACTCAAAAGCTGCGATGCAACTAAATAAAAACGCTGTCATCTCAAGAAACGTTGATGCAACGCTTTATAGTGTAAATTTCAATACAGAATATAGCTTTGCAAGGCACTTTGGCTTAAAAAGCTCACTTTACTAA
- a CDS encoding molybdate transport repressor, producing MITKESKKDVFWALAFGLGLFAFSIVGYFYLALGTASLFGIIIGALSAFFCVRKIFQNNFLRIEDDGFIITKGSKSIKFYFKDIDEIAIKSFGDKKKVETLSVKFKKNRLDRDACFGLVQPLGDDLIIIFDKYELSKFTISKELRDRLNNFRA from the coding sequence ATGATAACAAAAGAGAGTAAAAAAGATGTTTTTTGGGCGCTAGCCTTTGGGCTTGGGCTTTTTGCCTTTAGCATCGTTGGCTACTTTTATCTAGCTCTTGGCACAGCGTCTCTCTTTGGCATCATTATTGGCGCTCTCTCAGCGTTCTTTTGTGTTAGAAAAATTTTTCAAAACAACTTTTTACGTATTGAAGATGATGGGTTTATCATTACAAAAGGCTCAAAAAGCATAAAATTTTACTTTAAGGATATCGATGAAATCGCCATTAAGAGTTTTGGTGATAAGAAAAAGGTTGAAACTTTAAGCGTAAAATTTAAGAAAAACCGTCTTGATAGAGATGCTTGCTTTGGGTTAGTGCAACCACTAGGTGATGATTTGATCATCATTTTTGATAAATATGAACTTTCAAAATTTACAATTTCAAAAGAGCTAAGAGATAGGCTTAATAATTTTAGAGCCTAA
- a CDS encoding molybdopterin synthase catalytic subunit encodes MQIYDGSLDVQSITNEWYERFKDKNCGALITFVGIVREEGGISALSFDIYEPILKKWLDAWEERAKKENAYVLFAHSKGDVAVHMSSYVAGIVSPQRKVALRLINEFVEDFKANAPIWKYDVINGKRIYAKERSQAINGAGILA; translated from the coding sequence ATGCAAATTTATGACGGAAGCTTGGACGTTCAAAGCATCACAAACGAGTGGTATGAACGCTTTAAGGATAAAAACTGCGGTGCACTCATCACTTTTGTTGGGATCGTAAGAGAGGAAGGTGGCATTTCGGCGCTTAGCTTTGATATCTATGAGCCGATCCTTAAAAAATGGCTTGATGCTTGGGAGGAGCGGGCAAAAAAAGAAAATGCCTACGTACTCTTTGCTCACTCAAAAGGCGATGTAGCTGTGCATATGAGCTCTTATGTAGCAGGCATTGTGAGCCCTCAAAGAAAGGTCGCGCTAAGGCTTATAAACGAGTTTGTCGAGGACTTTAAGGCAAATGCGCCGATCTGGAAATATGACGTGATAAATGGCAAGAGAATTTATGCAAAAGAGCGCAGCCAAGCGATAAATGGTGCTGGAATTTTAGCTTAA
- a CDS encoding MoaD/ThiS family protein, translated as MIEIEFLGPIGLENIKVEAKNLGDVKAALSKKEELKKWLNICAVAVNDEIVSDINFALKSGDKISILPPVCGG; from the coding sequence GTGATAGAGATCGAATTTCTTGGGCCTATCGGGCTTGAAAATATAAAAGTAGAGGCAAAAAATTTAGGTGATGTAAAAGCGGCTTTGAGCAAAAAAGAAGAACTTAAAAAATGGCTAAATATCTGTGCGGTTGCCGTAAATGACGAGATCGTAAGTGATATAAATTTTGCTCTTAAATCAGGCGATAAAATTTCTATATTGCCACCAGTTTGTGGAGGCTAA